One Chloroflexota bacterium DNA window includes the following coding sequences:
- a CDS encoding nitrilase-related carbon-nitrogen hydrolase: MEVRVALAQVAPHLGEVAANLEMAAERARAAAAEGADLVVFPELALTGYLLSDLVPEVAMPASDPRLAAVSRETPGILVAIGFVEETAEHRYANTAALLRDGELVGLHRKVYQPTYGMFDEGRFTRPGDRIRTTEVGEPLGRVGISICEDFWHPSLPLLQAQDGAALLINLAAGPARAPGSAAGLAAIAGWHKMQETYALLGTVAVAFCNRVGNEEGLTFWGGSRLIGPGGGVLAEAPLYEEALVVGSFDTDDLRMQRYQLPILADERLELTRRELDRIIADRAGLEAPAEAAAEG; encoded by the coding sequence GTGGAGGTCCGCGTCGCCCTGGCCCAGGTGGCACCCCACCTTGGTGAGGTGGCGGCCAACCTCGAGATGGCCGCGGAGCGGGCCCGGGCCGCGGCGGCCGAGGGCGCGGACCTGGTCGTGTTCCCGGAGCTGGCGCTCACCGGGTACCTGCTGAGCGATCTCGTCCCCGAGGTGGCCATGCCAGCCAGCGACCCGCGTCTGGCCGCCGTGTCGCGCGAAACACCCGGAATACTGGTGGCCATCGGCTTCGTGGAGGAGACGGCTGAGCATCGGTATGCCAACACTGCCGCCCTCCTGCGCGACGGCGAGCTGGTGGGGCTCCACCGCAAGGTCTACCAGCCCACCTACGGGATGTTCGACGAGGGCCGCTTCACCCGCCCCGGCGACCGGATCCGGACCACCGAAGTCGGCGAGCCGCTGGGTCGGGTGGGCATCAGCATCTGCGAGGACTTCTGGCACCCGTCGCTGCCCCTGCTCCAGGCCCAGGACGGAGCCGCACTCCTCATCAACCTGGCGGCCGGCCCCGCTCGCGCCCCGGGGAGTGCCGCCGGCCTGGCGGCCATCGCCGGCTGGCACAAGATGCAGGAGACGTACGCCCTGCTGGGAACGGTGGCGGTCGCATTCTGCAACCGGGTCGGCAACGAGGAGGGGCTGACCTTCTGGGGCGGCTCACGGCTGATCGGCCCCGGCGGGGGAGTGCTGGCCGAGGCTCCGCTGTACGAGGAGGCGCTGGTGGTCGGCAGTTTCGACACAGACGACCTGCGGATGCAGCGCTACCAGCTCCCCATCCTGGCCGACGAGCGGCTGGAGCTGACCCGTCGCGAGTTGGACCGCATCATCGCCGATCGTGCCGGTCTCGAAGCGCCGGCCGAGGCCGCCGCAGAGGGATGA
- a CDS encoding NAD+ synthase: MSPASAPETAPLPQIDAPQVVSVIIGFIRRQLEQTGFGRLVVGVSGGVDSATVAHLAVRALGPANVLAVRMPFRSSAAESETDALRVVEGLGCDSQRVDITPMAEPMLTLIGDGDEADVRVRRGNVLARLRMMVLYDRSAAFDALVCGTSNKTEALLGYGTLHGDMAAAIQPIGDLYKSQLRAVATELGVAPEIVAKPPSADLWPGQTDEGELGATYDDLDRILYALVDRRWTVERCVGAGLDEALVRWTAERVARYEFKRQTPPVAKVSLRTPGIDHLYPRRRPGSRRRA; encoded by the coding sequence ATGAGCCCGGCGTCCGCGCCCGAGACGGCGCCGCTCCCACAGATTGACGCCCCCCAGGTCGTATCGGTCATCATCGGTTTCATCCGGCGCCAGCTCGAGCAGACCGGCTTCGGGCGCCTGGTGGTCGGGGTCTCGGGTGGGGTGGACAGCGCCACGGTCGCCCACCTGGCCGTCCGGGCGCTGGGCCCGGCCAATGTCTTGGCGGTCCGGATGCCATTTCGCAGCAGCGCTGCCGAATCAGAGACCGATGCGCTGCGCGTGGTCGAGGGCCTGGGCTGCGACTCACAGCGGGTGGACATCACGCCCATGGCCGAACCGATGCTGACCCTGATCGGTGACGGCGACGAGGCCGACGTCCGCGTCCGGCGCGGGAACGTCCTGGCCCGCCTGCGGATGATGGTCCTGTACGACCGCTCGGCCGCGTTCGACGCCCTGGTGTGCGGGACCTCGAACAAGACCGAGGCCCTGCTCGGGTACGGGACCCTGCACGGCGACATGGCGGCTGCCATCCAGCCCATCGGCGACCTGTACAAGAGCCAGCTGCGGGCCGTGGCGACCGAGCTGGGCGTGGCGCCTGAGATCGTCGCCAAGCCGCCATCGGCCGATCTGTGGCCGGGACAGACCGATGAGGGTGAGCTGGGCGCCACGTACGACGACCTGGACCGCATCCTGTACGCCCTGGTGGACCGTCGCTGGACCGTGGAGCGCTGCGTAGGTGCGGGCCTGGACGAGGCGCTCGTACGTTGGACTGCCGAGCGGGTCGCGCGATACGAGTTCAAGCGTCAGACGCCGCCGGTGGCCAAGGTCAGCCTCCGCACGCCGGGGATCGATCACCTCTACCCGCGCCGGCGCCCCGGTTCGCGACGCCGGGCCTGA
- the rsmI gene encoding 16S rRNA (cytidine(1402)-2'-O)-methyltransferase codes for MAGRLLVVGTPIGNLGDLSPRAADALREADLVVAEDTRVAARLLQFIGARRPTLSFTEHNAAQRLPVLLGRLAAGETIALTTDAGMPAVSDPGAGLVAAARAAGHAIEVVPGPSAVTAALAVAGVAGVAGSGFVFGGFLPARPVAARRAALERLAGAAGSLGLPLILFEAPHRVSRLLAELEALTDAHPDLRVAAGRELTKLHEEVVVGSPAEVASVLAAPRGEFTLVISGLTAPVLAAGPDLGAITAAARRAGLSDRATADLLRAAGVPRREAYRSAQAAGKPPVSRR; via the coding sequence ATGGCCGGACGGCTGCTGGTCGTCGGGACGCCGATCGGCAATCTCGGAGATCTATCGCCGCGGGCGGCCGACGCCCTGCGCGAGGCCGACCTGGTGGTCGCCGAGGACACCCGGGTCGCGGCCCGGCTGCTGCAATTCATCGGGGCGCGGCGGCCCACCCTGTCGTTCACCGAGCACAACGCCGCACAGCGGCTGCCGGTGCTGCTGGGCCGCCTCGCGGCGGGCGAGACCATTGCTCTCACGACCGACGCGGGCATGCCGGCCGTCTCCGATCCGGGGGCGGGGCTGGTGGCTGCCGCCCGCGCCGCGGGCCACGCCATCGAGGTGGTCCCCGGGCCATCGGCCGTGACCGCCGCGCTGGCCGTGGCGGGAGTGGCAGGCGTGGCGGGGAGCGGATTCGTATTCGGCGGCTTCCTGCCCGCCCGGCCGGTGGCCGCCCGCCGCGCGGCGCTCGAACGCCTGGCCGGTGCGGCGGGCAGCCTGGGATTGCCCCTGATCCTGTTCGAGGCTCCGCACCGGGTAAGCCGATTGCTGGCCGAGCTCGAGGCATTAACCGATGCCCATCCCGACCTTCGGGTCGCCGCCGGCCGGGAGCTGACCAAGCTCCACGAAGAGGTGGTCGTCGGCTCGCCGGCGGAGGTGGCCTCTGTCCTGGCCGCGCCGCGCGGCGAATTCACCCTGGTCATCTCGGGCCTCACAGCCCCGGTGCTCGCCGCCGGCCCGGACCTGGGGGCCATCACCGCGGCCGCGCGTCGCGCCGGGCTGTCTGACCGCGCCACGGCTGACCTCCTGCGCGCCGCGGGCGTACCCCGTCGTGAAGCGTATCGGTCTGCCCAGGCGGCCGGTAAGCCGCCCGTCAGCCGTCGGTAA
- the ssb gene encoding single-stranded DNA-binding protein, producing MNKVLLVGRLTRDPELRTLPSGKHVATFTIATNEYRGTGAEERTEYHAIVAWDRLAEICGQFLGKGQLVDLEGRLQTRQWDDDAGKRHWKTEVVTNSLEMLSGRGKKEYAKEAEAAEDAASVTNGAAEEPLEAVVAM from the coding sequence ATGAACAAGGTGCTGCTGGTTGGACGGCTGACCCGCGACCCGGAGTTGCGGACGCTGCCCAGCGGGAAACACGTCGCCACCTTCACCATCGCCACCAACGAGTACCGTGGGACCGGCGCCGAGGAGCGGACCGAGTATCACGCCATCGTGGCCTGGGACCGCCTCGCCGAGATCTGCGGCCAGTTCTTGGGCAAGGGGCAGCTGGTCGACCTCGAGGGGCGTCTGCAGACCCGTCAGTGGGACGACGACGCGGGAAAGCGCCATTGGAAGACCGAGGTCGTGACCAACTCGCTCGAGATGCTTTCTGGCCGCGGCAAGAAGGAATACGCCAAGGAGGCGGAGGCCGCCGAGGACGCCGCGAGCGTCACCAACGGCGCCGCCGAGGAGCCTTTGGAGGCCGTGGTCGCCATGTAG
- a CDS encoding SRPBCC family protein: MEGPFMVRDETSVTINRPIEDVFAVLSNPETGPKWSSIAIEEKWTSPEPHGVGSTFRSAGKILGRRIEADHEVTVFEPNHRVAMKTESGPTAGRLLMTFEQVEGGTKVVFDAEFEARGLVKLAKPLWMNLGRRRWNRDLATLKGLMEAGRL; the protein is encoded by the coding sequence GTGGAAGGGCCATTCATGGTAAGAGACGAAACCAGCGTCACGATCAACCGGCCTATCGAGGATGTCTTCGCGGTGCTGAGCAACCCCGAGACCGGCCCGAAGTGGTCCTCGATCGCGATCGAGGAGAAATGGACTTCGCCTGAGCCGCATGGGGTGGGCTCGACGTTTCGGTCCGCCGGCAAGATTCTCGGCAGGCGCATCGAGGCCGACCATGAGGTCACCGTATTCGAGCCGAACCACAGAGTCGCGATGAAGACCGAGTCCGGACCAACGGCTGGCCGGCTCTTGATGACTTTCGAGCAGGTCGAAGGCGGCACAAAGGTCGTGTTTGACGCGGAGTTTGAGGCACGCGGACTCGTCAAGCTGGCCAAGCCGCTCTGGATGAACCTTGGCAGGCGGCGGTGGAACCGCGATCTCGCCACCCTGAAGGGCCTGATGGAAGCGGGCAGGTTGTAA
- a CDS encoding glycosyltransferase family 39 protein: protein MRRVAVLLVVLLVMLLAVTERLTQLDSAAGLSSANHDEGVYATAARLFLHGVLPYRDYFFAHPPAAAFVFSPAMLFDSSAWGGPGSFLAARQLSVAYGLISVALVFAIGHRLAGWWGATAAALVWSLDPRVVGLSAQVRIDVPMAMFSFAAIVAYLAVHPALAPRVTLRRQMTGLALAGGLAALSALTKAVGVTVLFAIALDLVWRRLGPRAEPQVPSAPLLGIMLLGAGAVSAIVLTPFMIAAPGELLPQAVFFQLLRPHTEIGLMDHIGQLAERPDQVPILVMAGLGLAVVTISVAIWVAFALWPRGRDGHRFAGPQLAGWRVVVLWAAFNALVFTSTRHVLPQYQLHLLAPLALLAAGVGLIPLWLKSVRPVSALIRRWEVPALILVLVAVAAQQLPSWSRIAGGYVPEYVRMSRYIREAVPPEAQVLVLDARVAFLAGREPSRGAFGYLVDPYGHLVFLGLELAGRRPVEMLQAVVRGEEHDWSSVLASRRAQADLLARLCDADLAVVHENERWRLGPSTDTLRALADEVERYGSYLLYVLAPSAERTEPCSGGAGVERSRRRSWSEGLSVIR, encoded by the coding sequence ATGCGCCGCGTTGCTGTGCTACTCGTCGTGCTCCTGGTCATGCTGCTGGCGGTCACCGAACGGCTGACGCAGCTCGATTCCGCGGCGGGGTTGTCCAGCGCCAACCACGACGAAGGGGTCTATGCCACGGCGGCGCGGCTCTTCCTGCATGGCGTTCTGCCCTACCGCGACTACTTCTTCGCGCATCCGCCCGCGGCGGCCTTCGTCTTTTCTCCTGCGATGCTGTTCGACTCGAGCGCCTGGGGCGGTCCAGGGTCGTTCTTGGCGGCGCGCCAGCTGTCGGTGGCATACGGCCTCATTTCGGTAGCGCTGGTGTTCGCGATCGGCCATCGGCTCGCGGGCTGGTGGGGGGCGACCGCGGCGGCGCTCGTCTGGTCGCTTGACCCGCGCGTCGTGGGGCTCAGCGCCCAGGTGAGGATCGACGTGCCGATGGCCATGTTCTCGTTCGCCGCGATCGTCGCGTACCTCGCCGTGCACCCGGCCTTGGCGCCTCGCGTCACGCTGCGCCGCCAGATGACCGGGCTCGCGCTTGCCGGCGGACTGGCCGCACTGAGTGCGCTCACGAAGGCGGTCGGCGTGACGGTGCTGTTCGCAATCGCCCTCGATCTGGTCTGGCGCCGCCTCGGCCCACGAGCCGAGCCGCAGGTGCCCTCAGCGCCTCTGTTAGGAATCATGCTCCTGGGCGCCGGCGCGGTCTCCGCGATCGTGCTGACGCCGTTCATGATCGCGGCGCCGGGTGAGCTGCTGCCCCAGGCCGTCTTCTTCCAGCTGCTTCGACCGCACACAGAGATTGGGCTGATGGATCACATCGGGCAGTTGGCGGAGCGGCCGGACCAAGTGCCGATCCTTGTCATGGCGGGACTGGGGCTGGCTGTTGTGACCATCTCCGTGGCCATCTGGGTCGCCTTCGCCCTCTGGCCCCGCGGTCGTGATGGCCACCGCTTCGCGGGGCCGCAGCTGGCGGGCTGGCGCGTCGTCGTGTTGTGGGCCGCGTTCAACGCCCTTGTCTTCACGTCGACCCGACACGTCCTACCGCAGTACCAGCTCCATCTCCTGGCTCCCCTGGCGCTTCTCGCGGCTGGCGTTGGCCTCATACCGCTGTGGCTCAAGAGCGTCCGACCCGTGTCTGCACTGATCCGGCGCTGGGAGGTCCCAGCGTTGATCCTCGTGCTTGTCGCTGTGGCCGCTCAGCAGCTCCCGTCGTGGAGCCGGATCGCGGGCGGCTACGTTCCCGAGTACGTGAGGATGAGCCGGTACATCCGAGAGGCGGTGCCGCCCGAGGCCCAGGTGCTCGTCCTGGACGCGCGCGTGGCGTTCCTTGCCGGCCGCGAGCCGAGCCGCGGCGCGTTCGGGTACCTCGTCGACCCCTATGGCCACCTCGTCTTCCTCGGCCTCGAGCTCGCCGGTCGAAGGCCCGTGGAGATGCTTCAAGCCGTCGTTCGGGGCGAGGAGCACGACTGGAGCAGTGTGCTGGCGAGTCGTCGGGCGCAGGCCGACCTGCTGGCGCGACTCTGCGACGCCGATCTCGCGGTCGTCCACGAGAACGAGCGGTGGCGCCTTGGACCTTCCACTGACACCCTCCGAGCACTCGCCGATGAAGTTGAGCGGTACGGGAGTTATCTGCTCTATGTCTTAGCTCCGTCGGCGGAACGCACCGAGCCGTGCAGTGGTGGTGCAGGGGTCGAACGCTCGAGAAGGCGGTCGTGGTCGGAAGGTCTGTCGGTCATTCGCTGA
- a CDS encoding FAD-binding oxidoreductase, with product MHFAAPIYWPPAAPVRLWQAARRRRRRGHPGAAMGQEYPYNGRLSRWDEVAEGLAIVGVSANETPFPFTPGQYATLALPGPEGKVIQRPMSISSPPDDLSEYEFFIRLVPDAEFTPLLWQLKIGDTIGIKGAKGKFVLQDDGRRALFVASGTGLAPYMSMIETLLAHGERREIHLLHGASFERDLAWREWLTEIEADGKLPLHYAATLSRPADNPGWQGLTGRVETVVADELDLHDLTPADTTLYLCGNPEMITAAEAIALNRGFPTEQIRKELYWPKARPHGGPAE from the coding sequence ATGCACTTCGCGGCGCCGATATACTGGCCGCCCGCGGCCCCGGTCCGCCTGTGGCAGGCGGCTCGACGCCGGCGCCGCCGCGGGCATCCGGGAGCAGCGATGGGGCAGGAGTACCCATACAACGGGCGGCTGAGCCGCTGGGACGAGGTGGCGGAGGGGCTGGCGATCGTCGGCGTATCCGCTAACGAGACCCCATTCCCGTTCACCCCGGGGCAGTACGCCACGCTGGCCCTGCCCGGGCCCGAGGGGAAGGTCATCCAACGCCCGATGTCGATTTCCTCGCCGCCAGACGACTTGTCCGAGTACGAGTTCTTCATTCGCCTCGTACCCGACGCGGAGTTCACCCCCTTGCTCTGGCAGCTCAAGATCGGCGACACGATCGGTATCAAGGGAGCCAAAGGCAAGTTCGTGCTCCAGGACGACGGCCGCCGCGCCCTGTTCGTGGCCTCCGGGACCGGCCTCGCCCCATACATGAGCATGATCGAGACGCTCCTGGCCCACGGAGAGCGTCGTGAGATCCACCTTCTGCATGGGGCCAGCTTTGAGCGCGACCTGGCCTGGCGCGAATGGCTGACCGAGATCGAGGCCGACGGCAAGCTGCCGCTCCACTATGCCGCCACCCTGTCGCGCCCGGCGGACAACCCCGGCTGGCAGGGGCTGACCGGTCGGGTGGAGACCGTGGTTGCGGACGAGCTGGACCTCCACGACCTGACCCCCGCCGACACGACCCTGTACCTGTGCGGGAACCCGGAGATGATCACCGCGGCCGAGGCCATCGCGCTGAACCGCGGCTTCCCGACGGAGCAGATCCGCAAGGAGCTGTACTGGCCCAAGGCCCGCCCTCACGGAGGGCCAGCGGAGTGA
- the metG gene encoding methionine--tRNA ligase produces the protein MTEPFYLTTAIFYPSPGPALHSLFEAIGADVLVRYQRLTGREVRFLTGMDEHSANLERQAQERGVEPRALVDEWAGNWQAGFDRFAISYDRFIRTTDPDHARASTEMVRRAQAAGDIYKGTYAGWYCTGDNEFKTDSQLVDGRCPDHPTLELQLLEEENYFFALSKYQAALEELYRSNPSFCEPEPFRNEVLGWLSDGLQDFSISRAGGTWGIPFPDDPAHRIYVWFDALTNYVTGAGFPDDPEAFAHWWPADVHVIGKNITRFHCLYWPAMLMSAGLPLPRQVFAHGFMLMRGEKMSKTRGNVLDPNVAQGLFGVDGVRYLVLREIPFDRDGDVTAEGLVRRYNAELANDLGNLVNRTVSMAGRYLDGHLPDLDSLDLNDADEQLRAIAETAVVEYRAAVERLHFDEALAALGTLTRASNGYVELQAPWVLHKAGESHRTGAVLATLGEACRILGHLLAPFCPGAAADLLGQVGTPPPYDDRGAGGPGLDALLTWGAEPGPRRTGPPAPLFPRVEVDADEWVVDQGDSPP, from the coding sequence GTGACCGAGCCCTTCTACCTCACCACGGCGATCTTCTACCCCAGCCCGGGGCCAGCCCTGCACTCGCTGTTCGAGGCTATCGGGGCCGATGTCCTCGTGCGTTACCAGCGCCTTACCGGGCGCGAGGTCCGCTTCCTGACGGGCATGGACGAGCACTCGGCCAACCTGGAACGCCAAGCGCAGGAGCGTGGCGTGGAGCCTCGCGCGCTGGTCGACGAGTGGGCGGGCAATTGGCAGGCCGGGTTTGATCGGTTCGCCATCAGCTACGACCGATTCATCCGGACCACCGACCCCGACCACGCCCGGGCGTCGACCGAGATGGTCCGCCGCGCCCAGGCAGCCGGCGATATCTACAAGGGCACCTACGCCGGGTGGTATTGCACCGGCGACAACGAGTTCAAGACCGATAGCCAGCTGGTCGACGGGCGCTGTCCGGACCATCCGACCCTGGAGCTGCAGTTGCTGGAGGAGGAGAACTACTTCTTCGCCCTGAGCAAGTACCAGGCGGCGCTGGAGGAGCTGTATCGGTCCAATCCGTCGTTCTGCGAACCGGAACCGTTCCGCAACGAGGTGCTGGGCTGGCTGAGCGACGGGCTCCAGGACTTCTCCATCAGCCGCGCCGGCGGGACGTGGGGCATCCCGTTCCCGGACGACCCGGCGCATCGCATCTACGTCTGGTTCGACGCGCTCACCAACTACGTCACCGGTGCCGGCTTCCCGGACGACCCGGAGGCCTTCGCCCACTGGTGGCCGGCCGACGTTCACGTCATCGGCAAGAACATCACCCGCTTCCACTGCCTGTACTGGCCGGCGATGCTGATGAGCGCCGGGCTGCCGCTGCCGCGCCAGGTGTTCGCCCACGGCTTCATGCTCATGCGCGGCGAGAAGATGTCCAAGACACGAGGCAACGTGCTCGATCCGAACGTTGCCCAGGGCTTGTTCGGGGTGGACGGCGTCCGTTACCTGGTCCTGCGCGAGATCCCGTTCGACCGCGACGGCGACGTGACCGCCGAGGGCCTCGTGCGCCGCTACAACGCGGAGCTCGCCAACGACCTCGGTAACCTCGTCAACCGGACGGTCTCCATGGCAGGCCGATACCTGGACGGGCACCTGCCCGACCTGGACAGCCTCGACCTGAACGATGCCGATGAGCAGCTGCGAGCCATAGCCGAGACTGCGGTCGTCGAGTACCGAGCCGCCGTGGAGCGGCTGCACTTCGACGAGGCGCTCGCCGCGCTGGGCACGCTGACCCGTGCTTCAAACGGCTACGTCGAGTTACAGGCTCCGTGGGTACTCCACAAGGCAGGGGAGTCACATCGCACCGGTGCCGTGCTGGCCACCCTGGGGGAGGCGTGCCGGATCCTGGGCCACCTGCTGGCGCCCTTCTGCCCCGGGGCGGCCGCCGACCTGCTGGGCCAGGTCGGGACGCCACCCCCGTATGACGACCGCGGCGCCGGCGGCCCCGGGCTGGACGCGCTGCTGACCTGGGGCGCCGAACCGGGTCCTCGCCGGACCGGGCCGCCGGCGCCGCTCTTCCCGCGAGTCGAGGTGGACGCCGACGAGTGGGTCGTGGACCAGGGGGATTCGCCGCCCTGA
- a CDS encoding TatD family hydrolase, with translation MGRGPGGFAALTRLIVPDRLPGIVDAHAHLQHEVFAHDLDAVLDRARAAGLVRILVPGWDRASSEAALALASRHPDLLDAAVGIHPHYVAAATAADWDALERMATDPAARAVGEIGLDFYRNLSPPDVQREAFARQLDLAARVRKPVIVHDREAHGDITAVLLDHAPRLSGVPGILHAFSGDARMATALAAAGYLISFALPVSFPKNAGPRAAAAAIPATNLLVETDSPYLGLAPDQRNEPTTVLRTAAMLARLREEPVEAVATAAGRALAGIQGQAS, from the coding sequence GTGGGTCGTGGACCAGGGGGATTCGCCGCCCTGACCCGCCTCATCGTCCCGGACCGGCTGCCGGGGATCGTGGACGCCCACGCCCACCTTCAGCACGAGGTCTTCGCCCACGACCTCGATGCGGTGCTGGACCGCGCCCGCGCGGCGGGGCTGGTCCGGATCCTGGTTCCCGGATGGGACCGCGCCTCGTCCGAGGCCGCGCTGGCCCTGGCCTCCCGCCACCCGGACCTGCTCGACGCAGCGGTCGGGATTCACCCGCATTACGTCGCCGCGGCCACCGCTGCCGACTGGGATGCACTCGAGCGTATGGCCACCGACCCGGCTGCGCGGGCGGTAGGGGAGATAGGGCTCGACTTCTATCGCAACCTCTCCCCGCCGGACGTGCAGCGGGAGGCCTTCGCGCGTCAGCTTGACCTGGCGGCGCGCGTCCGCAAGCCGGTCATCGTCCACGACCGCGAGGCCCACGGGGACATCACCGCCGTTCTCCTGGACCATGCCCCGCGACTCTCCGGCGTGCCCGGGATCCTGCACGCCTTCTCGGGAGACGCACGGATGGCGACCGCATTGGCCGCGGCCGGGTACCTCATCTCGTTCGCCTTGCCGGTCAGCTTCCCGAAGAACGCCGGCCCTCGCGCTGCCGCGGCTGCGATCCCGGCTACGAACCTCCTGGTCGAGACGGACTCCCCGTACCTGGGCCTCGCACCGGATCAGCGAAACGAGCCGACCACCGTCCTGCGTACGGCCGCCATGCTGGCCCGCCTTCGCGAGGAACCGGTCGAGGCAGTGGCGACCGCCGCTGGCCGGGCCCTGGCCGGAATCCAAGGCCAGGCTTCGTAA
- the groES gene encoding co-chaperone GroES: MATSVNATATQLKPLGDRLVVRPTAREEMTKSGIVIPDTAKERPQEGTVLAVGPGRTLDDGTREPMELAVGQKILFQKYAGTEFKLDEEELLILSQKDILAVIE, encoded by the coding sequence ATGGCCACTTCGGTCAACGCCACCGCGACCCAGCTCAAGCCCCTCGGAGATCGGCTGGTCGTAAGGCCCACCGCCCGCGAGGAGATGACCAAGAGCGGGATCGTCATACCTGACACCGCCAAGGAGCGCCCCCAGGAGGGGACGGTCCTGGCCGTCGGCCCAGGACGCACCCTCGACGACGGCACCCGGGAGCCGATGGAGCTCGCGGTCGGCCAGAAGATCCTGTTCCAGAAGTACGCGGGAACCGAATTCAAGCTCGACGAAGAGGAGCTCCTGATCCTGTCCCAGAAGGACATCCTCGCCGTCATCGAATAG